In Nymphalis io chromosome 13, ilAglIoxx1.1, whole genome shotgun sequence, one genomic interval encodes:
- the LOC126772869 gene encoding uncharacterized protein LOC126772869: MFVQNIFIFYLMFLTVVFGSVDDDYYYISALRSSSLICKNFVQQMYCQIKCGMEAAICIHENCYCLSLTLAGAKDVAHQHQIDEIRQDEREHENVNFIESDELHMIQKASPETSDSFYAKRPTVRHHIAHFCPNLDVARECIKKCMVVGKPAFCGKDHVCYCGHSYSNNDDDTAADAKETYAQFKDLYTKYFGTDRDTIEMDL, encoded by the exons atgtttgttcaaaatatttttatcttttatttaatgttcttaACAGTAGTTTTTGGTAGtg tagaCGACGATTATTACTACATTTCCGCACTCCGTTCTAgttcattgatatgcaaaaattTCGTCCAACAAATGTATTGTCAGATAAAATGCGGCATGGAGGCGGCCATTTGTATTCATGAGAATTGCTATTGTCTTTCTCTTACACTTGCAGGAGCAAAGGATGTTG CTCATCAACATCAAATAGATGAAATAAGACAAGACGAGAGAGAACATGAAAATGTGAATTTTATTGAAAGCGATGAACTAC atatgaTACAAAAAGCAAGTCCAGAAACAAGTGACTCATTTTACGCAAAACGTCCCACGGTGCGGCATCATATTGCCCACTTTTGTCCTAATCTTGATGTAGCAAGGGAGTGTATCAAAAAATGTATGGTAGTAGGCAAGCCGGCCTTCTGTGGCAAGGATCACGTCTGTTACTGTGGTCATAGCTATTCGAACAATGACGACGATACGGCAGCTGATGCAAAAGAAACATACGCACAGTTCAAAGACCTATACACTAAATATTTTGGGACAGATAGAGATACAATTGAAATGGACCTGTAA